The proteins below are encoded in one region of Casimicrobium huifangae:
- a CDS encoding M48 family metalloprotease: MRFPFPVLAKPVAAAVALTLSLPFVATVLPAVAQTNLPELGDSSGALVTGQQERKLGAEAMREIRASGAWLNDPEVNAYLNDLGRRILDANPTIRDKFEFFAMGDPGVNAFAMPGGYIGVNLGLVLLTQSESELASVLSHEMAHVTQKHYARMMDDQRKNAWIGIAGLAGAVLAASKGKGDAAQGALLGTQAAQVQSYLNFSRDNEREADRIGFQYLARAQFDPASMGVFMERLQRSTSLSDTGVVPGYLRTHPVTVERIADARSRSANSEFKLARESLDFHYVRALLRSYVGEPKTAVAFFESALEDRKFASEAATRYGLAAALLRARDFERAKRELATLEAARVHHPMIAAMLGQVLVQNEEIPAAVRHYERAIAEFPTHWQLHYDLPEVLLRSKEPKRALTSLEKSLAKRPDDVQLLELAARASAEAGYKMRQHRFLGEQYARQGNLRGAIDQFELASKAGDGDYYEASYVEARARELKREMQVARQNERRALFE; this comes from the coding sequence ATGCGTTTCCCCTTCCCGGTTCTGGCCAAGCCTGTCGCAGCGGCTGTTGCACTGACCCTTTCATTGCCATTCGTGGCCACTGTCCTGCCTGCAGTTGCGCAGACCAATTTGCCCGAACTGGGCGACAGCTCGGGTGCTTTGGTGACTGGCCAGCAGGAGCGCAAGCTCGGCGCCGAAGCGATGCGCGAGATTCGCGCCAGCGGCGCCTGGCTGAATGACCCTGAAGTCAACGCTTATCTCAACGATCTCGGGCGTCGCATTCTCGATGCCAATCCGACCATTCGCGACAAGTTCGAGTTCTTTGCCATGGGTGACCCGGGGGTCAACGCCTTCGCCATGCCCGGTGGCTACATCGGCGTCAACCTCGGCCTGGTGCTGCTGACGCAGTCGGAGAGTGAGCTGGCCAGCGTGCTCTCGCACGAGATGGCGCACGTCACGCAGAAGCACTACGCGCGCATGATGGATGACCAGCGCAAGAACGCATGGATTGGCATTGCCGGGCTCGCTGGCGCCGTGCTGGCGGCGTCGAAAGGCAAGGGCGACGCCGCGCAGGGCGCCTTGCTGGGTACCCAGGCGGCGCAGGTGCAGAGCTACCTCAATTTTTCGCGTGACAACGAAAGGGAGGCAGACCGCATCGGCTTCCAATATCTCGCGCGCGCACAGTTCGACCCCGCCTCGATGGGCGTTTTCATGGAGCGGCTGCAGCGTTCCACCTCGCTCTCCGATACCGGCGTGGTGCCGGGTTACCTGCGTACCCACCCGGTGACCGTCGAGCGGATCGCCGACGCCCGTTCCCGCTCGGCCAACAGTGAATTCAAGCTGGCCCGCGAAAGCCTTGATTTCCATTATGTTCGTGCGCTGCTGCGCAGCTATGTGGGCGAGCCGAAAACGGCGGTGGCATTCTTCGAGTCCGCGCTGGAAGACCGCAAGTTCGCGTCGGAAGCGGCGACCCGCTACGGACTCGCGGCAGCGCTGCTGCGCGCGCGAGACTTCGAGCGCGCCAAGCGCGAGCTAGCCACGCTGGAGGCGGCGCGCGTGCATCATCCAATGATCGCCGCGATGCTTGGCCAGGTGCTGGTGCAGAACGAGGAAATTCCTGCTGCCGTACGCCACTACGAGCGCGCGATCGCCGAATTCCCCACCCACTGGCAGCTTCACTACGACCTGCCGGAAGTGCTGCTGCGGTCGAAAGAGCCCAAACGTGCGCTGACGTCGCTGGAGAAAAGTCTCGCCAAGCGGCCCGACGACGTGCAACTGCTGGAGCTCGCGGCGCGGGCGTCGGCCGAGGCCGGCTACAAGATGCGGCAGCACCGCTTCCTTGGCGAACAGTACGCCCGGCAGGGCAATCTGCGCGGCGCGATCGACCAGTTCGAGCTGGCATCGAAGGCTGGCGATGGCGACTATTACGAAGCGAGCTACGTCGAAGCCCGCGCTCGCGAGCTGAAGCGGGAAATGCAGGTCGCGCGACAGAACGAACGACGCGCTCTTTTTGAATGA
- a CDS encoding multidrug efflux RND transporter permease subunit, whose product MNLSRPFIERPVATTLLTLGVAIAGALSFLLMPVAPLPQVEFPVITVTANLPGASPETMAATVATPLERALGTIAGVNEITSSSSLSSTRVTLQFDLGKNIDSAAREVQAAINAARVTLPSSLPGNPVYRKANPADSPVMILSLTSKSLTRGQMYDAASTVLAQRISQIEGVGNVNVGGGALPAVRVALDLPTVAATGVSLEEVRGAIANNNVNRPKGVVEVGDRQWQIGANDQAKKAAEYLPLVVSWKNGAALRLSDIATVTDSVQDARNMGLTDGEPSVQLIIYRQPGANILETVERVKDLLPRLRATIPDAIDMEVVMERTTTIRASLREVERALAISIALVVIVVFAFLRSGRATIIPAISVPVSLLGTFIAMYLLGYSLNNLSLMALTIATGFVVDDAIVVLENIMRYIEEGMKPVEAALMGAKEVGFTVLSMSLSLIAVFIPILAMGGIIGRLFREFAVTLSVAILVSLVVSLTVTPMLCARWLRRGRHVAATHDDGSRKHGGAFGLMHRGYAKSLGWALNHPALLLIVFALTIAANVWLYREIPKGFFPQQDTGLMIGGIQADQATSFQSMSSKVSQFVEIVKKDPAVAHVTAFTGGGQRNSGLMFVVLKPLKERAATADEISNRLRPKLAQVAGASLFLQSAQDLRAGGRSGNAQYQYTLQSDDLALLRQWEPAIRATLSNLTELTDVNTDAQDKGLQTSLLLDRDAMARFGITVRNVDATLNDAYGQRQIATLYEALNQYRVVMEADGKYLQDAESLKNIYLTGSGGKQIPLSQVATVSPTNTPLAVNHQGQFAASTVSFNLASGVSIGQATEAIDTALARIGVPTGITASFQGGAKIFQQSLSSQPLLILAAIITIYLVLGMLYESLVHPITILSTLPSAGVGAVLALMMFKMEFSLIALIGVILLIGIVKKNAIMMIDVAIETERREGLDPREAIYRACLLRFRPIMMTTIAALFGALPLALGSGDGAELRQPLGVSIVGGLILSQLLTLYTTPVVYLALDRLRNRVMRKPTHRPHDTGVAVKPALEGND is encoded by the coding sequence ATGAATCTGTCTCGCCCCTTCATCGAACGCCCAGTTGCCACGACGTTGCTGACACTGGGCGTCGCGATCGCGGGTGCGCTGTCATTCCTGCTGATGCCGGTGGCACCGTTGCCGCAGGTGGAGTTTCCGGTCATCACGGTCACTGCCAACCTGCCCGGTGCCAGCCCGGAGACAATGGCGGCGACGGTGGCGACGCCGCTTGAACGCGCGCTGGGCACTATCGCCGGCGTCAACGAAATCACCTCATCAAGCTCACTGTCCTCAACCCGCGTCACGCTGCAGTTCGATCTCGGCAAGAACATCGACAGCGCGGCACGAGAGGTGCAGGCTGCGATCAACGCAGCACGGGTGACCTTGCCGAGCAGCCTGCCTGGCAACCCGGTTTACCGCAAGGCAAACCCGGCCGATTCGCCGGTGATGATCCTGTCGCTGACCTCGAAGTCGCTGACCCGCGGACAGATGTACGACGCGGCATCCACCGTACTGGCACAGCGCATTTCGCAGATCGAGGGCGTGGGCAACGTCAACGTCGGCGGTGGTGCGCTACCAGCGGTACGCGTTGCGCTCGATCTGCCCACGGTCGCCGCCACCGGGGTGTCGCTGGAAGAAGTGCGCGGAGCAATCGCCAACAACAACGTCAACCGGCCCAAGGGTGTGGTCGAAGTGGGCGACCGGCAGTGGCAGATTGGTGCCAATGATCAGGCCAAGAAGGCAGCGGAATATTTGCCGCTGGTGGTGAGCTGGAAGAACGGCGCTGCGCTGCGCCTCTCCGATATCGCGACTGTCACCGACAGCGTGCAGGACGCACGTAACATGGGCCTGACTGACGGCGAACCCTCGGTGCAGCTCATCATCTACCGGCAGCCGGGCGCCAACATTCTGGAGACCGTCGAACGCGTGAAGGACCTGCTGCCAAGGCTGCGCGCCACTATTCCTGATGCGATTGACATGGAAGTGGTGATGGAGCGCACCACCACCATCCGCGCGTCGCTGCGCGAGGTGGAACGGGCACTGGCAATCTCGATTGCGCTGGTGGTGATCGTGGTATTCGCCTTCCTGCGCAGCGGCCGCGCCACCATCATCCCGGCGATCTCGGTGCCGGTGTCGCTGCTGGGCACCTTCATCGCGATGTATCTGCTCGGCTACAGCCTGAACAACCTCTCGCTGATGGCATTGACCATCGCCACCGGTTTTGTCGTCGATGACGCCATTGTGGTGCTCGAAAACATCATGCGCTACATCGAGGAGGGCATGAAGCCGGTCGAGGCAGCGCTCATGGGCGCGAAGGAGGTAGGCTTCACGGTGCTGTCGATGAGCCTGTCGCTGATCGCGGTGTTCATCCCGATCCTCGCGATGGGCGGGATCATCGGGCGGCTGTTTCGCGAGTTTGCGGTGACGTTGTCGGTGGCAATTCTGGTGTCGCTGGTGGTTTCACTGACGGTGACGCCGATGCTCTGCGCGCGCTGGCTGCGGCGCGGCCGGCACGTGGCGGCAACGCACGACGACGGTTCACGCAAGCACGGCGGAGCGTTTGGCCTGATGCATCGCGGTTATGCCAAATCGCTGGGCTGGGCGCTCAATCATCCCGCCCTGCTGCTGATCGTGTTCGCCTTGACCATTGCCGCCAACGTCTGGCTCTACCGCGAAATTCCCAAGGGCTTCTTCCCGCAACAGGACACCGGCCTGATGATTGGTGGCATTCAGGCCGATCAGGCGACGTCGTTCCAGTCGATGAGCAGCAAGGTGTCGCAGTTTGTCGAAATTGTGAAGAAAGACCCGGCCGTAGCCCACGTCACCGCGTTCACCGGTGGCGGGCAGCGCAATTCGGGCTTAATGTTCGTGGTGCTGAAACCACTGAAGGAGCGCGCTGCAACGGCAGACGAAATCAGCAACCGGTTGCGGCCGAAGCTGGCGCAGGTGGCAGGTGCATCGCTGTTCCTGCAGTCGGCGCAGGACTTGCGCGCAGGTGGTCGATCCGGCAATGCGCAATACCAGTACACCTTGCAGTCGGACGATCTTGCGTTGCTCAGACAATGGGAGCCGGCGATCCGCGCCACGCTCAGCAATCTGACCGAGCTGACTGACGTCAACACCGACGCCCAGGACAAGGGCTTGCAAACCTCGCTGCTGCTGGATCGCGATGCGATGGCGCGCTTTGGCATCACGGTGCGCAATGTCGACGCCACACTGAACGACGCTTACGGGCAGCGCCAGATCGCCACCTTGTATGAGGCACTGAACCAGTATCGCGTGGTGATGGAGGCTGACGGCAAGTACCTGCAGGACGCCGAGTCGCTGAAAAATATTTACCTCACCGGCAGCGGCGGCAAGCAGATTCCGCTTTCACAGGTCGCCACCGTGTCACCCACCAACACGCCGCTGGCGGTGAACCATCAGGGCCAGTTTGCCGCGAGCACGGTGTCATTCAATCTCGCATCCGGGGTGTCGATCGGGCAGGCAACCGAGGCGATTGACACTGCGCTCGCCCGCATTGGCGTGCCCACCGGCATCACTGCGAGTTTTCAGGGCGGCGCCAAGATCTTCCAGCAGTCGTTGTCGAGCCAGCCACTGCTTATTCTCGCGGCGATCATCACCATCTATCTGGTGCTCGGCATGCTCTACGAGAGCCTCGTGCATCCGATCACCATCCTTTCCACTTTGCCTTCTGCGGGCGTCGGCGCGGTGCTGGCGCTGATGATGTTCAAGATGGAATTCAGCCTGATTGCATTGATCGGCGTGATCCTGTTGATAGGTATCGTGAAGAAAAACGCGATCATGATGATTGACGTCGCTATCGAGACCGAACGGCGGGAAGGGCTTGACCCGCGCGAGGCAATCTACCGCGCCTGCCTGCTGCGCTTCCGCCCGATCATGATGACCACCATCGCCGCGCTGTTCGGCGCCCTGCCGCTGGCGCTCGGCTCGGGTGATGGCGCCGAGTTGCGGCAGCCGCTGGGCGTATCGATCGTCGGCGGGCTGATCCTGTCGCAATTGCTGACGCTCTACACGACACCCGTGGTGTATCTCGCACTGGACCGCCTGCGCAACCGGGTGATGCGCAAGCCTACGCACCGGCCGCACGATACGGGCGTCGCAGTCAAACCTGCCCTTGAAGGAAACGATTGA
- a CDS encoding MdtB/MuxB family multidrug efflux RND transporter permease subunit, with amino-acid sequence MNPCEPFIRRPVATSLLMLAVFIIGVIGYRLLPQSALPQVDYPTIQITTLYPGASPEVIASSITAPLEKQFGQMPGLEQMWSTSSGGASVVTLRFALDLRLDVAEQQVQAAINAAATLLPSDLPAPPVYNKVNPADAPILTLALTSDTLPLPRVQDLADTRIAQKLSQVNGVGLVTLSGGQKPAVRIQVNPRALTQLGLSLDDIRTAVSNQNVNQAKGSFDGPLRASTIDANDQLKDASEYAKLVIAYKNGAPIRIRDVAAVVDDAENIRLAAWATFDRDGKRVQQPGIVINVQRQPGANVIETVNSIKAILPQLRAALPASVELSTLTDRTITIRASVRDVQYELMLAVALVVMVIFLFLRSIPATIIPSVAVPLSLVGTFAVMYAVGFSVNNLSLMALTIAAGFVVDDAIVMIENIARRIEDGEGPFEAAINGSKQIAFTIISLTVSLLAVLIPLLFMRDVVGRLFREFAITLAIAIIISAFVSLTLTPMMCARLLKSEHEQHEPRWLAAIGHAFDRLQAKYAVALDWVLARQALTLIVAVATVAVTVLLAWFVPKGFFPVQDTGTIAAITTAPQSVSFAAMSEKQQAVVNALMDDPAVRSVSSIIGVDGVNNTINNGRLQIDLQPLESGRVRATALIERLNDRVRNIPDIAVSMQPVQDLTIEDRVSRTQYQFTLDSTDTQALGEWTPKLVERMQQLPQITDVSTELQRSGLQAYVEIDRDAASRVGVTVAAINNALYNAFGQRLISTIFTQASQYRVVLEAQKPVTGSGNPTTGPEIIAQIYVPGTVAGVTSQVPLSSIARVAERPAELQVNKLNQFPATTVSFNVAKGVSLGEAVQAIEATEQALGMPASIRTQFQGATLAFRAALANQVWLILAAIATMYIVLGVLYESYIHPITILSTLPSAGIGALLALIVSGNDLGVIAIIGIVLLIGIVKKNAIMMIDFALAAERDEGKAPHDAIRQACLLRLRPILMTTMAALLGALPLMLGSGMGSELRHPLGWTMVGGLLVSQVLTLFTTPVIYLAFDRLARRFRREEPVRVAADQVAR; translated from the coding sequence ATGAATCCCTGCGAGCCGTTCATCCGGCGTCCCGTTGCCACCAGCCTCTTGATGCTGGCGGTGTTCATCATCGGCGTTATCGGTTACCGGCTATTGCCGCAATCCGCCTTGCCGCAGGTGGACTATCCGACCATCCAGATCACCACGCTCTATCCCGGCGCCAGCCCGGAGGTGATTGCATCGTCGATCACGGCGCCGCTGGAGAAGCAGTTTGGCCAGATGCCGGGGCTGGAACAGATGTGGTCCACCAGTTCCGGCGGCGCATCGGTCGTCACGTTGCGCTTCGCACTTGACTTGCGACTTGATGTTGCCGAGCAGCAGGTGCAGGCTGCGATCAACGCCGCAGCCACCCTGTTGCCGAGCGATCTGCCGGCACCACCGGTGTACAACAAGGTCAACCCGGCGGACGCGCCGATCCTCACGCTGGCACTGACCTCCGATACGCTGCCGCTGCCGCGGGTACAGGATCTCGCCGATACCCGCATCGCGCAGAAGCTTTCTCAGGTCAACGGGGTCGGCCTGGTTACGCTGTCTGGCGGCCAGAAACCCGCCGTGCGAATCCAGGTCAATCCGCGCGCTCTGACGCAGCTCGGTTTGTCGCTTGATGACATTCGCACCGCAGTCAGCAACCAGAACGTCAATCAGGCCAAAGGCAGCTTTGATGGTCCGTTGCGCGCCAGCACCATCGACGCCAATGACCAGTTGAAGGACGCCAGCGAATACGCGAAGCTGGTCATTGCCTACAAGAACGGGGCGCCGATCCGCATTCGTGACGTCGCGGCCGTGGTCGATGACGCCGAGAACATCCGGCTCGCGGCCTGGGCCACCTTTGATCGCGACGGCAAGCGCGTGCAGCAGCCCGGGATTGTGATCAACGTGCAGCGTCAGCCCGGTGCCAACGTGATCGAGACGGTCAATTCGATCAAGGCCATCCTGCCGCAACTGCGCGCCGCCCTGCCGGCGTCGGTCGAGCTGTCCACGCTGACCGACCGCACCATCACCATTCGCGCCTCGGTGCGCGACGTACAGTACGAGTTGATGCTCGCCGTCGCGCTGGTGGTGATGGTGATTTTCCTGTTCCTGCGCAGCATCCCGGCCACCATCATCCCCAGTGTCGCAGTGCCGTTGTCGCTGGTGGGAACGTTCGCGGTGATGTACGCGGTGGGCTTCTCGGTCAACAACCTGTCGCTGATGGCGCTCACCATCGCCGCTGGCTTCGTGGTCGACGATGCCATCGTGATGATCGAAAACATCGCGCGCCGCATTGAAGATGGCGAAGGGCCGTTCGAGGCTGCGATCAACGGCTCGAAGCAGATTGCCTTCACCATCATCTCGCTGACGGTATCGCTGCTGGCGGTGCTGATCCCGCTCCTGTTCATGCGTGACGTGGTGGGTCGCCTGTTCCGTGAATTTGCCATCACACTGGCCATCGCCATCATCATCTCGGCCTTCGTGTCGCTGACGCTGACGCCCATGATGTGCGCGCGGCTACTGAAGAGTGAGCACGAGCAGCACGAACCGCGCTGGCTCGCGGCGATCGGTCACGCCTTCGACCGCTTGCAGGCGAAGTACGCCGTCGCGCTGGACTGGGTACTGGCGCGGCAGGCATTGACGCTGATCGTCGCGGTCGCCACCGTTGCGGTGACTGTGCTGCTGGCCTGGTTCGTGCCCAAGGGTTTCTTCCCAGTGCAGGACACTGGCACTATCGCTGCCATCACCACGGCACCACAGAGCGTGTCGTTTGCGGCCATGAGCGAGAAGCAGCAGGCGGTGGTGAATGCGTTGATGGATGACCCGGCCGTGCGCAGCGTTTCCTCGATCATCGGAGTCGATGGCGTCAACAACACCATCAACAATGGTCGCCTGCAGATCGATCTGCAACCGCTGGAGAGCGGTCGTGTCCGCGCCACCGCGTTGATCGAGCGACTCAACGACCGGGTGCGCAACATCCCCGATATTGCAGTGTCGATGCAACCGGTACAGGACCTCACCATCGAGGATCGGGTCAGCCGTACGCAATACCAGTTCACGCTGGACAGCACTGACACCCAGGCGCTCGGTGAATGGACGCCGAAACTGGTCGAGCGCATGCAGCAGCTGCCGCAGATTACTGATGTTTCGACCGAGCTGCAGCGCAGTGGCTTGCAGGCCTACGTCGAGATTGACCGTGATGCCGCGTCGCGCGTGGGCGTGACGGTGGCCGCAATCAACAATGCGCTGTACAACGCCTTCGGCCAGCGGCTGATTTCGACCATCTTCACTCAGGCAAGCCAGTACCGTGTGGTGCTCGAAGCGCAGAAGCCGGTCACCGGATCCGGTAACCCGACCACCGGGCCAGAGATCATTGCGCAGATCTATGTGCCGGGCACCGTCGCTGGCGTCACCTCGCAGGTGCCGCTGTCCTCGATTGCCCGCGTGGCCGAACGCCCGGCCGAGTTGCAGGTCAACAAGCTGAACCAGTTCCCGGCCACCACGGTGTCGTTCAACGTAGCGAAGGGCGTTTCGCTCGGCGAAGCGGTGCAGGCGATTGAGGCGACCGAGCAGGCACTGGGCATGCCGGCCAGCATCCGCACACAGTTTCAGGGCGCGACACTGGCCTTCCGCGCCGCGCTTGCCAATCAGGTGTGGCTGATTCTCGCTGCCATCGCGACCATGTACATCGTGCTCGGTGTGCTCTACGAGAGCTACATCCATCCGATCACGATTCTGTCCACCCTGCCTTCGGCGGGCATTGGCGCGTTACTGGCGCTGATCGTATCGGGTAACGACCTCGGCGTGATCGCCATCATCGGTATCGTGCTGTTGATTGGTATCGTCAAGAAAAACGCCATCATGATGATCGACTTCGCGCTCGCGGCCGAACGTGACGAAGGCAAGGCGCCGCACGACGCCATCCGTCAGGCCTGTCTGCTGCGGTTGCGCCCGATCCTGATGACCACGATGGCGGCGTTACTGGGTGCCCTGCCGTTAATGCTGGGAAGTGGCATGGGCAGCGAGCTCAGGCATCCGCTGGGCTGGACGATGGTGGGTGGCCTGCTGGTGAGCCAGGTGCTGACGCTGTTCACCACACCGGTGATCTATCTGGCTTTTGACCGTCTCGCGCGCCGCTTCCGTCGCGAGGAACCGGTGCGAGTCGCCGCGGACCAGGTAGCACGGTAA
- the moaC gene encoding cyclic pyranopterin monophosphate synthase MoaC: MTEPLQTLTHFDATGQAHMVDVGNKAETKRVARATGRITMLPATLALIESGSHKKGDVLGVARLAAIQGAKRCADLIPLAHPIPLTRVAVEFAVDNARNGVRIDVTAETVGRTGVEMEALTAASVGLLTIYDMCKAVDRGMTISDVRLLEKLGGKSGHWQAE, encoded by the coding sequence ATGACCGAACCGTTACAAACGCTTACACATTTCGACGCGACCGGCCAGGCGCACATGGTCGACGTTGGCAACAAAGCAGAAACAAAGCGCGTCGCGCGTGCGACTGGTCGCATCACGATGCTGCCAGCCACGCTGGCACTGATCGAAAGCGGTTCGCACAAGAAAGGCGACGTACTGGGCGTCGCCCGCCTCGCCGCCATCCAGGGCGCCAAGCGATGCGCCGACCTGATTCCGCTGGCACATCCAATCCCGCTGACGCGCGTGGCCGTGGAGTTCGCGGTCGACAACGCCCGCAACGGCGTGCGCATCGACGTGACGGCAGAAACCGTTGGCCGCACCGGTGTCGAGATGGAAGCACTGACCGCCGCCAGCGTCGGCCTGCTCACCATCTACGACATGTGCAAGGCAGTCGATCGTGGCATGACGATCAGCGATGTCCGTCTGCTCGAAAAGCTGGGCGGCAAGTCGGGGCACTGGCAGGCGGAATAG
- a CDS encoding efflux RND transporter periplasmic adaptor subunit — protein sequence MADNKKMTGGRWLGLAALVAVLAGGGWWWSKSQVDTGADKAGADGKAAAAPGQAGPGGAGGRRNMPVPAVIDQVRAGDVPVMVTAIGTVTARSTAAARARVDGLLQSVSFREGQLVRAGDVIAQIDPLPFQATLQQALGQLAKDQAQLDSAKLDLVRYQKLLEQDSIARQQVDAQAALVKQLEGTLQADRAQVATAQLNVGYTQVKAPITGRTGLRQVDAGNMVRASDTNGIVIITEVQPITAVFAVPQEVLPSVLARLNAKTAEDRLKVQAIDRDGRTVLDTGELLAVDNQIDAATGTVKLKAVFPNKASRLFPNQFVNAKLELEQLDGALTVPQSAVQRGAPGTYVYVVTPEKTASLRKVQLGVTSGDRVVVTSGLKEGEAIVIDGADKLRDGATVTTVQAPPPVRTRQRGDGKQSDGKGSAPATSAATSAPAASSAGPAAAASGDAPKKSWADLSDVEKAERRKQREATGGAPGNTPPAAAPASAGATGDAPRKAWADLSDAEKAERRKQREAAGGAPGAGKP from the coding sequence ATGGCTGACAACAAAAAGATGACCGGCGGGCGCTGGCTCGGGCTGGCCGCTCTGGTGGCCGTGCTTGCCGGTGGTGGCTGGTGGTGGAGCAAGTCGCAGGTTGACACCGGGGCTGACAAGGCTGGCGCTGACGGCAAGGCTGCAGCGGCTCCCGGCCAGGCCGGTCCGGGTGGTGCCGGCGGCCGGCGCAACATGCCGGTGCCGGCGGTGATCGATCAGGTCCGCGCTGGCGACGTGCCGGTGATGGTGACGGCGATTGGTACCGTGACGGCGCGCTCGACGGCCGCCGCGCGCGCCCGCGTTGACGGACTGCTGCAAAGCGTCTCCTTCCGCGAGGGGCAACTGGTACGTGCCGGTGACGTGATCGCACAGATCGACCCGCTGCCGTTTCAGGCGACGCTACAACAGGCGTTGGGCCAGTTGGCGAAGGATCAGGCGCAGCTCGACTCCGCCAAGCTCGACCTCGTGCGTTATCAGAAGCTGCTGGAGCAGGACAGCATTGCGCGGCAGCAGGTAGACGCCCAGGCGGCATTGGTGAAGCAGCTCGAAGGCACCCTGCAGGCCGACCGGGCGCAGGTCGCCACCGCCCAGCTCAACGTCGGCTACACGCAGGTGAAGGCGCCGATTACCGGCCGCACCGGGCTGCGTCAGGTCGATGCCGGCAATATGGTCCGTGCATCGGACACCAACGGCATCGTGATCATCACCGAAGTGCAACCGATCACCGCCGTCTTTGCGGTGCCGCAGGAGGTGCTGCCTTCGGTGCTGGCGCGGCTGAATGCGAAGACCGCCGAAGACCGTCTGAAAGTGCAGGCGATTGATCGCGACGGCCGCACGGTGCTTGATACCGGTGAGCTGCTCGCGGTGGACAACCAGATTGATGCCGCCACCGGTACTGTGAAACTGAAAGCCGTGTTCCCGAACAAGGCGAGCCGGCTGTTCCCCAATCAGTTCGTCAACGCGAAACTTGAGCTGGAGCAGCTCGACGGTGCGCTCACCGTGCCGCAAAGTGCTGTGCAGCGTGGCGCGCCGGGGACTTACGTCTACGTGGTGACGCCGGAGAAAACTGCCAGCCTGCGCAAGGTGCAGCTTGGCGTGACTTCGGGCGACCGGGTGGTCGTCACCAGCGGTTTGAAAGAGGGCGAAGCCATCGTCATTGATGGCGCAGACAAACTGCGCGATGGTGCTACGGTGACGACGGTGCAGGCGCCGCCGCCTGTACGCACTCGCCAGCGCGGTGACGGCAAACAGAGTGATGGCAAGGGCTCCGCGCCCGCGACCAGTGCCGCGACCTCAGCACCAGCTGCCTCAAGCGCAGGACCTGCTGCGGCGGCCAGCGGCGACGCGCCAAAAAAGTCCTGGGCTGATCTCAGCGATGTCGAAAAGGCGGAGCGTCGCAAGCAGCGGGAAGCGACGGGTGGCGCGCCAGGCAATACACCGCCAGCGGCAGCGCCGGCCAGTGCAGGGGCCACGGGTGACGCGCCGCGCAAAGCCTGGGCCGATCTGAGTGACGCCGAGAAGGCCGAGCGCCGCAAGCAGCGCGAGGCCGCTGGTGGTGCGCCAGGCGCCGGCAAACCCTGA